One genomic segment of Marinitoga piezophila KA3 includes these proteins:
- a CDS encoding tungsten cofactor oxidoreductase radical SAM maturase, whose protein sequence is MKKKEYIFEMKSAQLILKPEPDIKKVYLELSSRCNLDCPMCFKNTFTDPEGFMTKKTFNKVMEDLKEFPEVEHIVFGGIGECSMNPHFFEMVKRVKEEGYMLTVTTNGYFLNDLQILKLIDLKIDEMVISVETGDVGHPSFKYVRKLLEKIDNYKKQKNTGKPALSIETVLTEKNHNDFPGIIQTLLPYGIRKVVISNIIPVYEHFLGLELYREDSKEKDLMLRKQISDAVTAKVSAIIPNFRLKTERHCNFIENNATVIRWDGEVVPCYRFLHDGIEYVYGQKKEIRAYSFGNVEKKSLYEIWTSKDYSWFRYKVKNALFPSCTDCDLKDGCHFIENTDLDCWGNTPSCADCIWWRNIIMCP, encoded by the coding sequence ATGAAAAAGAAAGAGTATATTTTTGAAATGAAAAGCGCTCAGTTGATTTTAAAACCTGAACCGGATATAAAGAAGGTTTATCTGGAATTATCTTCAAGGTGTAATCTCGATTGTCCAATGTGTTTTAAAAACACCTTTACAGATCCAGAAGGATTTATGACTAAAAAAACGTTTAATAAAGTAATGGAAGACCTGAAAGAGTTTCCAGAAGTTGAGCACATAGTTTTTGGTGGTATTGGAGAATGTTCCATGAATCCGCATTTCTTTGAAATGGTTAAAAGGGTAAAAGAAGAAGGGTATATGCTTACAGTAACCACAAATGGATATTTTTTAAATGATCTTCAGATTTTAAAACTTATAGATCTTAAAATTGATGAAATGGTAATTTCTGTTGAAACAGGAGACGTAGGACATCCGAGTTTTAAATATGTAAGAAAACTTCTTGAAAAAATAGATAATTACAAAAAACAAAAAAATACTGGAAAACCGGCATTATCCATTGAAACAGTTTTAACTGAAAAAAATCATAATGATTTTCCAGGAATTATTCAGACTTTATTGCCATATGGAATACGTAAAGTTGTAATATCGAATATTATACCTGTATATGAGCATTTTCTTGGACTTGAGTTATATAGAGAAGATAGCAAAGAAAAGGATTTAATGTTGAGAAAACAGATTTCAGATGCAGTTACAGCAAAGGTTAGTGCTATAATACCAAATTTTAGGTTAAAAACAGAACGTCATTGTAATTTTATAGAAAATAATGCCACTGTAATTAGATGGGATGGAGAGGTAGTTCCATGCTATAGGTTTTTACACGATGGAATAGAATATGTTTATGGTCAGAAAAAAGAAATAAGGGCATATTCCTTTGGTAATGTAGAGAAAAAATCATTATATGAAATATGGACATCTAAGGATTATTCATGGTTTAGATATAAGGTAAAAAATGCATTATTCCCTTCTTGTACAGATTGCGATTTAAAGGATGGTTGCCATTTTATAGAAAATACCGATCTAGATTGTTGGGGAAATACTCCTTCATGCGCAGATTGTATATGGTGGAGAAATATAATTATGTGTCCATAA